AGCTGTCTTTCAGGCAGCTTTTTATATTGGAACGAATGGTATACATTCCTATTCTCAAAGGGAAGTAGATAGGATAAATAGTGTTACCAAAAAAGTGGGGAACGTATACAACAAAATGTATCAAAAACTGCTGGACGGCTCTCAAGAAAGTAATCTTTGGAAGTCCCAACTGGGTTTGCCTGTCCAAACCTTGGATGCTGCCAATGTTTCCAGTGATTTTTAAAGCTACTTTACAAGAATGGACTTCATTATTAATGGAGATGAAATCAACTGGTTAAAGTGAATTCTGATACACCTACAGGATACATAGAATCATCCATCGCTAATCAGATCATATGTGAAGAATATGGATTCGTATCCCCAAATAAACTTGAAGATAATATCAAAAGAACGTGGGCAATCATCAGCCAATAATACAATCTATCAAATGATAATACGGTTCATTTTACTTCCTATGGCTGGCACGATGAAGATCGTAAAACTATTTCATTCAATTTAACAAATAGTGGTTTACAGAACACCAAATACATAGCTATTGAAATATCATCGTGTCGGATGAGGGGCTTTTCGACCAAGAAATTGATAGGATTAACTTCTTGTATCGACTATATCCGCTTGAGTACTTGGTTGATGATAAAGATTCTGCCAGAAGGGAAATAGGGCCCTCTTTGTTAGAACATATTACTGGTGTAAAGTGAATTTAATTAAATCCGCCCGGTACCTTCCTTATGCAGTCTAAAGCGATTTTAGCTCTGATTTGGTCTCGGCGGGATGACAGCGGGATTTTCAGCTTAGAAGAAAGAGAAAGCATCCGTCGTCACTTTTTGCCCACTTATTTAAGAGGTGATTTTCCTTTTGAGAATGAGGCGTATGTGGCAAAGCCAATTTACGGACGCGAGGGCGAAATTGTGGAAATCTTTGACAGCTTTTCTAACATAATAGAGAAAGATGAAGAAGATTATTACGCCGGATGGCAAAAGGTTTATCAACAATATGTTGAGATGCCCGATAAAATGGTAGAAACTTGGGACGGTGAATATACCGGGAAAATGCTTGTAGCTTCTTTCTATCAAGAAGACCTAGTTACTCATTCCAACGTGTAGGTGAGTTTTTAATTTGTTTAATTAACAAAAAAATCCTGGGCGCTAATGATATTAATTATTCAATTTAATTGCGCAACTAAAGGAAGATAGAATGATTTTTGCAATTATTGAAGATGAGCAGGAGGAATTGATCTGAGCCTAAAGACGGGTAGCAATTTAGTTACTTGTTTTATTAAATTGAACTAAAATTTAAATGGGTAACTTAAAAAAGCTAAACATTAATAGCTAACTAAATAAATACAACTTTTAGTAAACTCTATCTTATTTGTGTATAATTGAAATGAATCACATATATTTGTCTAATTAACTTTTTTTTCTTGTTTCGCAAATAAAAAAGCACTATTGGTGCAAACTAAGTGAGGTATATATGGAAAATCAAAAGAACTACAACTACAATCAACAAATGGACATTAAGTTTGATTATCTAGAAAAAATCACTATCAAGGATATTGTTCGTGATAATACGGATAAATGGTTCAATCAATCACTATGTGAGGTAAATTCATCCGTTTTGAGACTTGGTATCTTTGAGGGTGAATATCATATGCATAAACATGAGAATGATGATGAAGTCTTTTTTGTATTAGAGGGCGCACTCGTTTTGGAAACGGAAAATGGTAACTTTGAGCTGGGGCAATACGAAGGAGCCTGTGTGCCAAAAGGTACGATGCATAGACCGGTGGTACCAAAGGGCAAGGCAGTAGTTTTGATGATTGAAAACAAAGGGATCGATCCTATTGGTACAGTATAGTCCTCTTAAAGACTAATTAAAAAAGTCCTGTTTTCTCGGTGTAATAAATGAGGAATTTGGACTTTTTTTATATTTGGTTTAATCTTGTAATGTTGTTTTTTTTTGTTATTAAGCTTCCCCTTGTAACAGGGTAGAAGCTGGCAAGGGGATGTGGGGGAAGCCCCCGCATAGAGTAGCTAATTAAGAGTGAGAGAAATTTACCTGAATTCCTCGTTTTAAGTACGTCCACTTGGCGATAGTCCCGCACCGCCAAAATTTCGGAATACAAGGGGGTAAAGGTGGAGATTTTTGAGCGTTTCAATCCGTAGGACAAAAATACCACCCCAACTTGCCGTCGTGAAAAATCTTATAGGAGATATTTTTGATTTGTTCATTATATGATTTAAACACGATGAACTATGCTCCAAAATGGGTATAGTGCAGATTTAAAAGAACTTAATTAAATCACGAAAAGAATAAGTCGTATTTTCAGGAAGCACATACGGCCACTTTGACGCCTAAACATAAAAGGAAGGTGAAGGAACAGGAATGAAAGCATATCCTTTAACAGAAAGTGAATTTACATTAATAGATGAAGCTAAAAGGAAAATTACGGACCTCTATGAAGACGATAGACATCATGTGGGAGCTGCCATAAAAACGAAATCCGGAAATATTGTTTCGGCGGTACATATAGAAGCATATATTGGGCGGGTTTCGGTATGTGCTGAAGCCATTGCAATGGGAAAGGCCATTTCAGACGGAGAAAGATACTTTGAAACGATAGTGGCAGTAAGGCATCCGTATTCCGATGAAAAGAATAGGGAGTTGAGAGTCGTAAGTCCGTGTGGGATGTGCAGGGAATTAATCTCCGATTATTCACCAGACTGTTTTATTATTTTGGAGATAGATGGAAAACTACAGAAAACGAAAATTGGTGAACTGATTCCACTTAAATACAGTCGGGAATCATGAAAGAAAAATATTTTCGACTTTACTTGAAGATAGAGCTGCGATGACAGTTCTTTTTTTCACGTAAAAGAACAGGTGTGTTAATATAGTATAGCAAAGCCGAATTTTTTATTAACTGTAGTAGGCACATCTTATTCATCAAAGGAGTTCATTCATAATGCAAGTCTTACAAAAAACACAAAAAATAGTACGCTATCAGAATCAACAGGGCCATATACATTACGGAATTGTTGAGGATGAGTCAATATTACAACTATCGAGCAGTTTTGCTGAACTTGTCAACAAGGAAATAAAGTATGACGGGGTAACGGTGAAATATAGTGACGTGAAAATTTTGGAGCCGGTAAAACCATCCAAAGTGGTCAATTTCGGGTGGACATATGCAGGCCATGCAAAGGAAACAGGGGGAGAGGCGAACCTTGTTGAACCATTTCTATTCTTAAAGCCCTTATCTTCGCTTATTGCAGACAAGGAAACGATTGTACTTCCGCCTGCCGAATTAACCAACCAAGTGGAACTTGAAGGGGAAGTGGCTTTGATCATCGGGAAGCGCGGAAAAAACATAAAAGAAGAAGATGCGCTTGATTACGTGTTTGGCTGCACGATATTCAATGATGTCACGGCAAGAGATCTTACAAAAAAAGATCCACAGTTTACACGGGGTAAGGGATTTGATACGTTCGGGCCATTAGGACCGTGCATCGTTACCGGGGTGGACCCGACAAACTTACGGATTGTGACCACTCTAAACGGCCGTGTTGTCCAAGACGGCAATACGAATGAAATGTCTCTGAGCATACCTTATCTAATCAGCTGGCTATCGCAGGTAATGACACTGGAGCCCGGTGACATTTTGGCAACGGGATCACCATCTGGCAGCTGCCCGGTCAAATCAGGGGATGAAATCGTTGTCGAAGTCGAGAATATCGGTCAGTTGAGTAATAACGTTCAATAGGTGATACTAGTCTAGCATGCCTCCTTCATCAAGAGATATGCCCATTCAAATCAATGATGGAGTGGCAGCATCGAGATTTACTTGTCAAGAAGATTGCTATTCTTATGTGTCGAAGTCAGAGCTGCCTTTAAGGCAGCTTTATTTTATGGAGAAGAGCATTTGAGGCGATTCCACATAAAAACAGGATCTGGATGACGGCACGAATGGTGCTGATCTGAGTTTAATCAGTTCACCGCTTTTTAGCCTATTTGTTAGAAAAATATGGTATGATTAGTTAATCTGTAAAGGTGGGGACGACTATGTCAATCAATGGCGGCGATGCGCTATATTCAATATTTTTCCTTATATGTATATTTGGAATATTTTCTGGAGTGTTTTTTCTGGTATGGACACTCGTGACCAAACAGCCAAACAAGTCAAATAGAATTGAACAAAAACTGGATAAAATAATTGTGTTACTGGAAAAGGATAAGAAAGAGTAACCTTTTTTGACTGCTTTGGATATGACCATTAAGAACAGATTGGATAGAAAAAACTCTGGAGGGTAGCTCCAGAGTTCAGTTTGTAGACAAAAGGGGTTCGGAATTATAAATTCCGAACCCCTTTTTGAGATTCTCTTTGAATTGTGCCTATAGTGAAGAGATTCGGGCTCTACGAGCCTTCTATGTTAAACCATTTTGGGGATTTCCCATGCCCAATTGGCCATCTTCTTTACATTCATGGCAGCGAAAGTAAGCATCGCTTGCATCGACAATTTTTTAAGTCCCCTTAAAGTAGTCCAACGCATTCCATGCTTTTCTTTTGCATCTGCGAATACACGCTCAATCGTTTCCTTGCGTTTCGCATAGATAGGTTTTACATCTTGATGATGACGCAGATGATCTGCTTCTTCCATATTTTCTTGCCAGATATGGCGTGTCACCAACTTTTTGATGGTCTTTGCTTTCCGTACACTGTGATAAAAATGAGCATGTCTTACACTTGTGTTTGGGAGATTTATACTCGCGATATCCCTCTTTATTTGTTGTTGAGTACGTTAAAACCTCGCCCGATGGGCAAAGGTAACAGTCAAAATGTTCATCGTAAACATACTCATGTTTGCGGAAGAATCTTTCTTTTGTCCGTGGTCGTGTATAGGGTAAAGCTGGCGTGATTTCTTTGTTATAGGTAGCTTGTAATGGCCGGTGTTTCATAAGCGGCATCTGCCGCAACGGCTTCCGGTTTTCCAATATTCTCAATCACTTGATCAACAAGTGGCTCTAAAACTTGACTATCATGTGTATTTCCAGGCGATACAATCGTTCCTAATACGAACCCGTTGCGGTCTGCAGCTGCGTGGAATGAATAGGCAAACTGTTTTGTTCGTTCATCTTTCTCATAGTAGCCACTCTCGGAATCCGTTGTACTTTCTTTTATTTCTTTCGTTTAGTTCCTATCAAATTTATCCGGTGGAAAAGGTTTCTTTCCATGGTTTTCACGGTCTTGATTGATTTCATCTTGAAGTCGTTTTTGATACGCACGTGTTTCTTTGCGAACGATTTTCTTTTCAAATTTCTTCTTATTCGCACTGGCTTTCACATGGGTGGAATCCACGAAAACATGTTCAGCACGTATTAACTTTTTATTGGCAGCTGTCATTAAGATGTGATAGAAAATCTGTTCAAACAGGTCTGTATCTTTAAAGCGCCGCTCATAATTTTTGCCGAAGGTAGAGAAGTGAGGGACTTTATCATGGAAACCATAGCCTAAGAACCAACGGTAAGCCATATTGGTTTCGACCTCTTCAATCGTTTTACGCATGGAACGAATACCGAAGGTATATTGAATGAATGCCAGCTTGACTAAAACAACGGGATCAATACTAGGGCGTCCTATCTCAGAATACATCTCTTTCACCAAGTCATAAATGAAAGTGAAGTCAATGGCAGCCTCCATTTTACGTACCAAATGGTTCGGTGGCACCAATTGATCTAACGTAATCATTTCAAGTTGATCTCGCTGAATAGAATCATGTTTAGAAAGCATCCTCATCACCTCACGTTTTGATCCTTCTATTTTAAAACAAAAATCCTTCTCGGTAAAAGGGTTCTATCTAAAGGGACAAACAAAGTTGATTGGAACGGAAGGTACGAGACTCCTGCGGGAAGTGCGAGTCACGGGAGACCCCACAGGCTGTAAAGCCGAGGAGACTCCCGGACCGCCCGCGGAAAGCGAGTGCCTGGAGAGGAAATCAACGGCCACATTGTGCAACTCATAAAAATAGACAAACTCGATTTTCATCGAGTTTGTCTACAGTCTGAACTCTGGAGGGTAGCTCCAGAGTTTTTTTATTGGTTTTGAGAAATGCCGTTAACACAAGTCAAATGAAAATAATGGGTAATGGTGTATAAGTCTTGTCTGCGATACTCATATTAAAATTATTGAATTAGTCGTTCATCAAATGTGGCAATAACAAAGAGAGGTTGAATTTCCGATGCTGAAAAATGATTCAGCTTTTCAAAAAAGTGAGCTTGCCAAGCTTTTACAAGTATGTGAAGAGTCGGCTGACTTTCTTTCTTTTGAGCTTCAAGGCTCGCCCTTTTTCATTGCCTATTTCAAAACCTTGGTGAAGCCGGAAATCATTCATCATGATGTCCTGGCTTGCTTTAAAGCAGAAATCCCTTCTACTTTAGAAGAAATAAAAGGAGAACTGCCAATCGAGGATATTTCTATTACAGACGATATCACGGACATACAAAATAAGTTGATGACTGGAAACCTGATTTTTTTCAAAAAAGAAGGGTATCCGGTCTGCCTGGCTGTTCCTGTCCCATCCGTTGAAAAAAGGCAAGTAGCTACCCCGGAAACGGAATATACCGTTGCCGGGCCAAAGGAAGCTTTTGTGGAGTCACTTGATACAAATTTAAATCTCATTCGTAAACGCTTGCCTATTCCCGAGCTGCAGGTAAAGGAGCTTAAGGTTGGAAAGCTATCGAAAACCAGGGTCGCGGTTGTATATGTGATGGGGATCGCTGATCAGGAAAATGTTAATACGGTCATCCAGAGGATTCAAGGGATTGAATATGATGAAATTGCCGACACTTCATTTCTCAGCCAAATGATTGCTGATAATAAAAACTCGCCATTCCCGCAGTTAATTGATACAGAGAGGCCAGATCGACTGGCTGCCGTACTTGCTGAAGGGAAGATAGGCATTTTTTCGGATGGGTCGCCCACTGCCATTTCAGGTCCCGTCTCACTCATTACTTATTTCGCGGCATTTGAGGATTACCTCTCCATATGGAATGTCGCTTCCGCTTTCCGGCTGCTCAGGATCTTTGCGGTTCTTTTCTCTATTTTAGCCACTCCAGCATATGTAGCCATTTTAACTTTTCATTATGAAATGATTCCCCGTGATGTACTGAGCTTGCTGATTACCTCACGGGGAACCATTCCATTTCCGCCTTTTTTGGAAGCGGTCCTGCTAGAATTGGCGATTGAACTTTTGCGGGAAGCAGGCGCCCGGCTGCCGACAAAGATTGGTCAGACGATCGGTATTGTCGGCGGTATAGTGCTCGGAACAGCGGCTGTACAAGCAGGCTTGACGAGCAATGTTCTGCTTATTGTCGTGGCTACGGGTGCGCTTGCTTCCTTCACTACACCTATTTATCAGGTCAGCAGCGTGATCCGCCTCATTCGCTTTCCATTTATCTTGTTTGCTCATCTACTGGGCCTTGTCGGAGTCGCCGTCTGCTTTGCTTTTCTCATTTCTCATTTATTAAAGCTAACTTCCCTCGGTCGCCCATTTCTTGAGCCCATCTATCCATTGCGCGTGGAGGACTTAAAGGATTCTGTCATTCGGCTGCCGTTCGACAAGCAAGCGCTCCGTCCTTTGCAAATAAGAGCGCAAGATCGTCTAAGATTTCAGCAGGAGGCTTCTCCCAAAAAAGACTGGGATATTGACGACTAATTAACCTTTGGAGGTGCCATAATGCTGCCCTTACCGCCCGAGAACCGGAAAGTCTCTCCATTCTTTGTTTTCTATCTTATCGTCGCCGCGCAATTTGGTCTGGGGGTTTTCAGCTTTCAACGGGAAATTGTTAAAGTTGTGGGAAATGATGCATGGATTGCTGTTATTATCGCCGGTATCTCGATACATATAATCTTGTGGATGAT
This genomic stretch from Peribacillus muralis harbors:
- a CDS encoding transposase, whose protein sequence is MEEADHLRHHQDVKPIYAKRKETIERVFADAKEKHGMRWTTLRGLKKLSMQAMLTFAAMNVKKMANWAWEIPKMV
- a CDS encoding transposase — encoded protein: MLSKHDSIQRDQLEMITLDQLVPPNHLVRKMEAAIDFTFIYDLVKEMYSEIGRPSIDPVVLVKLAFIQYTFGIRSMRKTIEEVETNMAYRWFLGYGFHDKVPHFSTFGKNYERRFKDTDLFEQIFYHILMTAANKKLIRAEHVFVDSTHVKASANKKKFEKKIVRKETRAYQKRLQDEINQDRENHGKKPFPPDKFDRN
- a CDS encoding transposase, with amino-acid sequence MKESTTDSESGYYEKDERTKQFAYSFHAAADRNGFVLGTIVSPGNTHDSQVLEPLVDQVIENIGKPEAVAADAAYETPAITSYL
- a CDS encoding spore germination protein is translated as MLKNDSAFQKSELAKLLQVCEESADFLSFELQGSPFFIAYFKTLVKPEIIHHDVLACFKAEIPSTLEEIKGELPIEDISITDDITDIQNKLMTGNLIFFKKEGYPVCLAVPVPSVEKRQVATPETEYTVAGPKEAFVESLDTNLNLIRKRLPIPELQVKELKVGKLSKTRVAVVYVMGIADQENVNTVIQRIQGIEYDEIADTSFLSQMIADNKNSPFPQLIDTERPDRLAAVLAEGKIGIFSDGSPTAISGPVSLITYFAAFEDYLSIWNVASAFRLLRIFAVLFSILATPAYVAILTFHYEMIPRDVLSLLITSRGTIPFPPFLEAVLLELAIELLREAGARLPTKIGQTIGIVGGIVLGTAAVQAGLTSNVLLIVVATGALASFTTPIYQVSSVIRLIRFPFILFAHLLGLVGVAVCFAFLISHLLKLTSLGRPFLEPIYPLRVEDLKDSVIRLPFDKQALRPLQIRAQDRLRFQQEASPKKDWDIDD
- a CDS encoding DUF4083 family protein, with the translated sequence MSINGGDALYSIFFLICIFGIFSGVFFLVWTLVTKQPNKSNRIEQKLDKIIVLLEKDKKE
- a CDS encoding fumarylacetoacetate hydrolase family protein, yielding MQVLQKTQKIVRYQNQQGHIHYGIVEDESILQLSSSFAELVNKEIKYDGVTVKYSDVKILEPVKPSKVVNFGWTYAGHAKETGGEANLVEPFLFLKPLSSLIADKETIVLPPAELTNQVELEGEVALIIGKRGKNIKEEDALDYVFGCTIFNDVTARDLTKKDPQFTRGKGFDTFGPLGPCIVTGVDPTNLRIVTTLNGRVVQDGNTNEMSLSIPYLISWLSQVMTLEPGDILATGSPSGSCPVKSGDEIVVEVENIGQLSNNVQ
- a CDS encoding cupin domain-containing protein; this encodes MENQKNYNYNQQMDIKFDYLEKITIKDIVRDNTDKWFNQSLCEVNSSVLRLGIFEGEYHMHKHENDDEVFFVLEGALVLETENGNFELGQYEGACVPKGTMHRPVVPKGKAVVLMIENKGIDPIGTV
- a CDS encoding transposase; translated protein: MPLMKHRPLQATYNKEITPALPYTRPRTKERFFRKHEYVYDEHFDCYLCPSGEVLTYSTTNKEGYREYKSPKHKCKTCSFLSQCTESKDHQKVGDTPYLARKYGRSRSSASSSRCKTYLCETQGND
- a CDS encoding cytidine deaminase — protein: MKAYPLTESEFTLIDEAKRKITDLYEDDRHHVGAAIKTKSGNIVSAVHIEAYIGRVSVCAEAIAMGKAISDGERYFETIVAVRHPYSDEKNRELRVVSPCGMCRELISDYSPDCFIILEIDGKLQKTKIGELIPLKYSRES